One window of Paraburkholderia sprentiae WSM5005 genomic DNA carries:
- a CDS encoding ATPase, T2SS/T4P/T4SS family, whose protein sequence is MERLNAARFVDLYIVGEAMSQISGLDGNPALQLAPEYLLADIAAVRAKCEHVYRAKRNPEFHLAFGTVSYRVTALESINQTVFTLRQTHVPRAASELGIGDAVLGALLQENLRGLVLVCGERAVGKTNTAASVFVERIKIYGGLGLAVEDPPEMQLEGPQGKGYVLQVWADPQKGGYPEQMRRGMRSGAESIFLGEIRDGITASEACRAGIDGHLVMSTGHGGSPIEGLERIHALASQNERNAAQLLADGVALVVWQTLDTVLIEERHKKRARTKMLRVKGNTGVQTKIREGKFGALLQDLDQQSNAAAWTTAAKK, encoded by the coding sequence GTGGAACGTCTTAATGCGGCCCGTTTTGTCGACCTTTACATCGTAGGCGAGGCGATGAGTCAGATTTCGGGTCTGGATGGGAACCCCGCGCTTCAGCTGGCCCCTGAATATCTGCTGGCGGATATCGCAGCAGTGCGCGCGAAGTGCGAGCACGTATATCGCGCGAAGCGAAACCCGGAGTTTCACCTGGCGTTCGGCACGGTTTCGTACCGCGTGACGGCCCTCGAAAGCATCAACCAGACGGTCTTTACGCTGCGTCAGACGCACGTTCCGCGGGCGGCGAGCGAGCTGGGCATTGGCGATGCGGTGCTCGGCGCGCTACTCCAAGAGAACCTGCGGGGGCTTGTTTTGGTTTGCGGTGAGCGCGCAGTCGGCAAGACAAACACTGCGGCGTCGGTTTTCGTTGAGCGCATCAAGATCTATGGCGGGCTGGGTCTGGCGGTGGAAGACCCTCCCGAAATGCAATTGGAAGGCCCGCAGGGGAAGGGGTACGTTTTGCAGGTATGGGCCGACCCGCAGAAAGGCGGTTATCCCGAGCAGATGCGACGGGGCATGCGCAGCGGTGCGGAGTCGATCTTTCTCGGCGAGATTCGAGACGGGATTACCGCCTCTGAAGCATGCCGCGCGGGGATTGACGGCCATCTTGTGATGTCGACCGGCCACGGCGGCTCGCCTATCGAGGGATTGGAGCGAATCCATGCGCTCGCATCGCAGAACGAGCGTAACGCGGCGCAGCTTCTAGCGGACGGTGTCGCACTGGTTGTCTGGCAAACGCTCGATACCGTGTTGATTGAAGAGCGACACAAGAAGCGCGCCCGGACCAAGATGCTTCGTGTTAAAGGCAACACAGGCGTGCAAACGAAGATCCGGGAAGGCAAGTTCGGTGCGTTGCTACAGGACTTAGATCAGCAGTCGAATGCGGCTGCATGGACCACGGCGGCGAAAAAATGA